A window of Thermococcus aggregans contains these coding sequences:
- a CDS encoding MBL fold metallo-hydrolase: MKVILLGSGSYSGTPKALCNCENCTRARKFPQYQRTRFSLYIPKINALIDPSPDLYYHLRHLNEKIERVFITHPHFDHIAGVPELQVFKEVSFYAHEKTLSTAKLLQETFLGQREWKYIPLEFNRWYEFEKFEVKHFPVVHQPGEVAGGFILRISNKKIAITGDTGPEILKDEEVLKEIQGADLLVSEMTHKYSIPKTHLGVEDAVKLAQRVEAKKTLFVHISHSNYTHEELEEKVGENGIVGKDFMILRI, translated from the coding sequence ATGAAGGTTATTCTCCTAGGCTCTGGATCCTACAGCGGGACACCTAAGGCACTGTGCAACTGTGAGAACTGCACAAGGGCGAGAAAATTCCCACAGTACCAACGAACGAGGTTTTCACTGTATATTCCCAAAATAAACGCTCTCATAGATCCTTCCCCAGATCTTTATTACCACCTGAGGCATTTAAACGAGAAAATTGAGAGAGTCTTCATAACGCATCCCCACTTTGACCACATTGCCGGAGTTCCCGAACTGCAGGTTTTCAAGGAAGTCAGCTTTTATGCCCATGAGAAAACACTCTCTACTGCAAAGCTCCTGCAGGAGACTTTCTTAGGCCAGAGAGAATGGAAATACATCCCTCTGGAATTCAATAGGTGGTATGAATTCGAAAAGTTTGAGGTCAAGCACTTTCCCGTTGTCCATCAGCCGGGAGAAGTAGCTGGAGGGTTCATTTTAAGGATAAGCAACAAGAAAATCGCCATAACTGGAGACACAGGGCCGGAAATTCTAAAAGATGAAGAAGTCTTAAAGGAAATCCAAGGAGCAGACCTTCTGGTCTCTGAAATGACTCATAAGTATTCAATTCCCAAAACCCACCTTGGAGTGGAAGATGCGGTTAAACTGGCCCAGAGAGTAGAAGCAAAAAAGACGCTCTTTGTCCACATAAGCCACTCAAACTACACTCACGAAGAGCTGGAGGAAAAAGTTGGAGAAAATGGAATAGTAGGAAAGGACTTCATGATTTTGAGAATCTAA
- a CDS encoding secondary thiamine-phosphate synthase enzyme YjbQ, whose protein sequence is MKVVTEELRFSTKGEIDLVDITSEVEEIVERSGIKEGQVLVFVPGATGAVVTIEHEKGLLEDFKRILKEIVPKGAGYKHDIIDNNAHSHLRATLLGPSLVLPVVDGKVVRGIWQQIFFVELDVRPRRRKLVVQVMGY, encoded by the coding sequence ATGAAGGTAGTAACGGAAGAACTTAGATTTTCCACGAAAGGGGAGATAGACCTCGTGGACATAACCTCTGAGGTCGAGGAAATAGTGGAAAGAAGTGGGATAAAGGAAGGTCAGGTTTTGGTGTTTGTCCCCGGAGCTACTGGAGCCGTGGTGACAATAGAACACGAAAAAGGTCTTCTTGAGGATTTTAAAAGAATCCTGAAGGAAATTGTCCCTAAAGGTGCTGGTTACAAGCATGATATAATAGACAACAACGCTCACTCCCACCTGAGGGCTACCCTCCTGGGACCTTCACTTGTTCTCCCCGTTGTTGATGGGAAAGTTGTTAGAGGGATATGGCAGCAGATATTCTTCGTAGAGCTTGACGTAAGGCCGAGGAGGAGGAAATTAGTAGTTCAGGTAATGGGATATTAG
- a CDS encoding cysteine desulfurase produces the protein MRIPDDVRKDIPLTQEVIYFDNTATSLTPKPVVEAMDEYYLKYRANVHRGVHRLSQKATHEYEKAREITAKFIGAKFEEIVFTKNTSESLNLTALGLEGIFKKGDKIVTTPYEHHSDLLPWQRLAKKLGLKLEIIEGDNEGNLDLADAEKKIKGAKLVAIQHVSNALGVIHEVEEIGKMAKDEGAIFVVDAAQSVGHMEVNVDKLHADFLAFSGHKGPMGPTGIGVLYIREEFFDVFEPPLIGGGTIEDVDLYDYKLTKPPERFEAGTPNIGGAIGLAAGIKYIKKIGIDKIEKQEHKLVKRTTEGLTELEVPWYGPRDLKKHAGVVSFNVPPLHPHDVAAILDEHNIMVRSGHHCALPVMKKLGINGTVRASFHVYNSLEEVETFLGVIEELVKSLR, from the coding sequence ATGAGAATACCCGATGATGTTCGAAAAGACATCCCCTTGACCCAAGAGGTCATATATTTTGACAACACCGCTACTTCTCTAACCCCCAAACCTGTTGTCGAGGCTATGGACGAGTACTATTTGAAATACAGAGCAAACGTCCACCGTGGGGTGCACAGGCTTTCTCAAAAGGCGACACATGAATATGAAAAAGCGAGAGAAATTACGGCAAAATTTATTGGAGCAAAATTTGAAGAGATTGTTTTCACAAAAAACACAAGCGAAAGCTTAAATTTAACGGCCTTAGGATTGGAGGGCATCTTTAAGAAAGGAGACAAGATAGTAACAACTCCATATGAGCACCACTCCGATCTGCTCCCATGGCAGAGATTGGCCAAAAAACTCGGCCTAAAGCTGGAGATAATTGAAGGAGACAATGAAGGAAACTTGGATTTAGCGGATGCAGAAAAGAAAATCAAAGGAGCAAAGCTTGTAGCTATTCAGCACGTCTCCAACGCCCTTGGAGTCATTCATGAAGTAGAAGAAATTGGAAAAATGGCAAAAGATGAAGGTGCAATATTCGTTGTTGATGCCGCGCAAAGCGTTGGGCACATGGAAGTTAACGTTGATAAGTTACATGCCGACTTCTTGGCATTCTCAGGTCACAAGGGCCCAATGGGGCCAACGGGGATAGGCGTGCTTTACATAAGGGAGGAATTCTTTGACGTGTTTGAACCCCCATTAATCGGCGGAGGAACCATTGAAGATGTTGACTTATACGACTACAAGCTCACAAAACCGCCAGAGCGATTTGAAGCTGGAACACCAAACATCGGCGGAGCAATAGGTCTTGCGGCGGGAATAAAGTACATCAAAAAAATAGGCATTGACAAAATCGAAAAGCAAGAACACAAACTTGTAAAGAGAACAACTGAGGGACTAACGGAGCTTGAGGTGCCATGGTATGGGCCAAGAGACTTAAAGAAACATGCAGGAGTCGTGAGCTTTAACGTTCCACCACTGCATCCACACGATGTTGCAGCTATATTAGATGAGCACAACATTATGGTGAGAAGCGGTCACCACTGTGCACTGCCAGTAATGAAAAAACTTGGAATAAATGGAACTGTAAGGGCATCGTTCCACGTTTACAACAGCCTCGAAGAAGTTGAGACATTCCTTGGGGTTATAGAAGAGCTCGTGAAAAGCTTAAGATGA
- a CDS encoding M48 family metallopeptidase — protein MPEIELNGKKIQYEVSVRNVRYVRIYVSPEGKLHVVSPTKNVEKFLKEKEKWILSKLESVERAKEIRGFPYLGKFYSSRCGVILLDNKILDLSDKRKLEKGLKKELRTLIMPIIEERAASLGVKPKRVFIRKQRTRWGSCSPKGNLSFNLAMLALPLELIEYLVTHEVAHLVEMNHSKRFWRLVEKFHPDWRKKRKELKEWWVIVHSNPIWKEILGGEK, from the coding sequence ATGCCAGAAATAGAGCTTAATGGTAAGAAAATCCAGTATGAAGTCAGTGTGAGAAATGTAAGGTACGTGAGAATCTATGTAAGCCCAGAAGGCAAGCTTCATGTCGTTTCTCCGACAAAGAACGTTGAAAAGTTCTTAAAAGAAAAAGAAAAATGGATACTATCGAAGCTGGAGAGCGTGGAAAGAGCAAAAGAGATTCGAGGATTTCCCTACCTCGGGAAGTTTTACTCCTCTAGATGCGGGGTTATTCTACTCGACAATAAAATCCTGGACCTCTCAGACAAGAGAAAGCTTGAGAAAGGCCTAAAGAAAGAGCTTAGAACATTAATAATGCCCATTATTGAAGAACGTGCGGCAAGTTTAGGAGTTAAGCCGAAGAGAGTTTTTATTCGAAAACAGAGGACAAGGTGGGGAAGCTGTTCTCCAAAAGGAAACTTGAGCTTTAATTTGGCAATGCTTGCCCTACCTTTAGAGCTCATTGAATACCTCGTTACACATGAAGTTGCGCATCTGGTAGAGATGAACCATTCCAAAAGGTTCTGGAGGCTAGTTGAGAAATTCCATCCTGACTGGAGAAAAAAGAGGAAAGAACTTAAGGAGTGGTGGGTAATAGTTCATAGCAACCCCATATGGAAAGAAATCTTGGGGGGAGAGAAATGA
- a CDS encoding VanZ family protein, producing MKSIRYLYLLFLAYANLSPKVPSAGVVGGDKIAHFLEFLILGLITGNKLYVVFPVIFESLQLFIPGRSFSFMDMAANLIGFGVGYLVWRWWNEGSNGRT from the coding sequence ATGAAATCCATTAGGTACCTCTATCTTCTTTTTCTAGCTTATGCAAATCTTTCTCCTAAAGTTCCTTCTGCTGGAGTGGTGGGAGGGGACAAAATAGCACATTTCTTGGAGTTCCTTATCCTTGGCTTAATAACTGGAAACAAGCTGTACGTTGTTTTCCCGGTTATTTTTGAGTCTCTTCAACTTTTCATTCCCGGGAGGAGTTTTTCCTTCATGGATATGGCCGCAAATCTAATAGGGTTTGGAGTTGGGTATTTAGTATGGAGGTGGTGGAATGAAGGTAGTAACGGAAGAACTTAG
- a CDS encoding class I SAM-dependent methyltransferase, which yields MNKKKPEWEEFFDREADYYLQEPFTRYTKEEVEFLLNEFKLPKGAKILDVGCGVGRHSIELAKRGYRVTGVDISRKMLEKAEERAQKEGVEVEFIKADATKFARDEEFDAAICLCEGAFSLLGLSDDPIEHDLAILRNVYRSLKPGGKFILTALSALSRVKKATNEDIAHGLFDPNTMTFYEELEAPDGTKVPIRERVYVPTELYLMFKMVGFEVKAIWGGTAGRWGKRKVDMDDIELMVIAEKPRKSSP from the coding sequence ATGAACAAGAAAAAGCCCGAATGGGAAGAATTTTTTGATAGGGAAGCCGACTATTACCTGCAGGAGCCTTTTACCAGGTACACCAAGGAGGAGGTCGAGTTTCTCCTGAACGAGTTCAAGCTCCCGAAGGGCGCAAAAATACTGGACGTTGGCTGTGGTGTCGGAAGACACTCCATAGAGCTTGCGAAGAGAGGTTACCGCGTCACGGGTGTTGACATTTCCCGGAAAATGCTTGAGAAGGCAGAGGAGCGGGCCCAGAAGGAGGGCGTTGAAGTTGAATTTATAAAAGCAGACGCGACCAAGTTTGCGAGAGATGAAGAGTTTGACGCCGCGATATGCCTGTGCGAGGGAGCATTCTCGCTGCTTGGCCTGTCCGACGACCCGATAGAGCACGACCTCGCCATCCTGAGGAACGTGTACAGGTCGCTGAAGCCGGGTGGCAAGTTCATCCTGACCGCCCTGAGCGCGCTCTCAAGGGTCAAGAAAGCCACGAACGAGGACATTGCCCACGGACTTTTTGACCCGAACACCATGACGTTCTATGAGGAACTCGAGGCCCCGGACGGCACGAAAGTCCCGATACGGGAGCGGGTCTACGTCCCGACCGAGCTCTACCTGATGTTTAAGATGGTCGGGTTTGAAGTGAAGGCCATCTGGGGCGGGACCGCCGGAAGGTGGGGGAAGCGAAAGGTGGACATGGATGACATTGAACTGATGGTGATTGCCGAGAAGCCCCGAAAATCCTCTCCTTAG
- a CDS encoding cation-translocating P-type ATPase, which yields MEKEIKKPWHSLSAEEVIKILKTSSKGLTSEEANKRLKVHGYNEISVKKKSPLQIFLRQFENFLILILIIAALISALLGEIIDSIAIGIVILIMGIMGFLQEYRAEKTIEALKKLMEPVSLVIRDGKEQQIPSKNLVPGDILILSEGDKIPADARLIESYNLEVDESSLTGESVPVAKDANAVLPEDTPVSNRTNMVFAGTYVVRGKGKAVIVETGLTTELGKIAVEVAEAKEEKTPLEVELDYFAKRIGLVILALSAIVFTIYVLIDREQVIHALMASIALAVAAIPEGLPAIATAILALGALRMSKKNALVKRLSAIEALGSVDVICSDKTGTITKGEMTVKVVKFPNSEYSVSGAGYEPHGELKLSNGKHNEADLKFLLEILAAHISTDVKLINKEGKWSIQGSPTEGAALVLSYKGLSPEGVNKAINELKTVKIIPFDRFRKRKTTAHTYQDRYLVVSSGAPEMLLDISFKVRIDGVEKPLTDDIKSNILSEIERLASSGYRTFGVAYKIIEEIPEDDEELEKDLVFLAVLGIVDPPREGVKEAVAMTKKAKIKTVIVTGDHKLTAMAIARMIGLDVSEENVLEGATLEKMSDEELLKVIDNITVFARVTPMHKVRIVRALKSKGYRVAMTGDGVNDAPALKAADVGVAMGIRGTDVAKEAADLILLDDNYATIVEAVKEGRLIWENLKKPINFLLSCNLAEVVAVATSAFAKLPMIFLPIQLLWINVVTDSFPAIALGLEPPEPGLLERPPRKERLINRRKLAYYVFMGLLLGSTTVAFYALLLPKYGVGIARTFVFTGLVLAEIGLALVSRSENNLIFKLPANKKLIWALLGAIILQLIAILPPLNTVFKTEMLPKELLPLLLVFPVVPLVDEIRKKLGIRLS from the coding sequence ATGGAAAAAGAAATAAAAAAGCCTTGGCACTCACTATCAGCTGAGGAAGTCATTAAAATACTGAAAACAAGTTCCAAAGGGCTTACTTCTGAAGAAGCTAATAAAAGACTGAAGGTACATGGATACAACGAGATTAGTGTAAAAAAGAAAAGCCCACTTCAAATATTCCTGAGACAATTTGAGAACTTTCTCATACTAATACTGATAATCGCAGCCCTAATATCCGCTCTTTTAGGAGAGATTATAGATTCAATAGCTATCGGAATAGTTATCCTCATCATGGGTATTATGGGGTTTCTGCAAGAGTATCGAGCCGAAAAGACTATAGAAGCCCTAAAAAAGTTAATGGAACCTGTATCCTTGGTCATTAGGGATGGCAAGGAGCAACAAATACCCTCAAAGAACCTAGTGCCCGGGGATATTCTTATCTTGTCTGAAGGCGATAAAATTCCTGCCGATGCTCGTCTTATTGAGTCATATAACCTTGAAGTTGACGAATCATCGCTAACTGGAGAATCGGTCCCAGTTGCTAAAGATGCAAATGCAGTACTGCCAGAAGATACTCCCGTAAGCAACAGAACAAACATGGTTTTTGCAGGGACTTATGTGGTTAGAGGGAAAGGAAAAGCCGTTATTGTTGAGACCGGTTTAACTACAGAATTGGGAAAAATCGCAGTTGAAGTGGCAGAAGCCAAAGAAGAAAAAACGCCGCTAGAAGTCGAGCTGGATTACTTTGCTAAAAGGATTGGTCTTGTAATCCTCGCACTATCGGCAATAGTTTTCACTATCTATGTGCTGATTGACCGTGAACAAGTTATACACGCACTAATGGCTTCCATTGCGCTGGCTGTCGCTGCTATCCCCGAAGGTCTGCCCGCAATAGCCACGGCAATTTTGGCACTAGGGGCTCTAAGAATGAGCAAAAAGAACGCCCTCGTCAAGAGATTGTCTGCAATTGAAGCGCTTGGATCTGTTGATGTAATATGTTCAGACAAGACCGGCACTATCACGAAAGGTGAAATGACCGTCAAAGTTGTTAAATTCCCCAACTCGGAGTACTCTGTTAGTGGAGCAGGATATGAGCCCCATGGAGAGCTAAAGCTAAGCAACGGCAAACACAACGAAGCAGACTTAAAATTCCTATTAGAGATTTTGGCAGCCCACATCTCAACCGATGTAAAATTAATAAACAAAGAAGGAAAATGGAGCATTCAAGGATCGCCAACAGAAGGAGCCGCTTTGGTTTTATCATACAAAGGCCTGAGCCCAGAAGGTGTTAACAAAGCTATAAATGAGTTGAAAACCGTCAAGATAATACCCTTCGACCGCTTCAGAAAGAGAAAAACAACAGCCCATACCTATCAAGACCGCTACCTAGTAGTATCAAGCGGTGCACCAGAGATGTTGCTTGATATCTCATTTAAGGTAAGAATCGACGGTGTAGAAAAGCCGCTTACAGATGACATAAAATCAAACATTCTTTCAGAGATAGAAAGGCTTGCTTCTTCTGGCTACAGAACATTTGGTGTTGCTTATAAGATAATTGAGGAAATACCAGAAGATGATGAAGAATTGGAAAAAGACCTCGTTTTCTTAGCTGTATTGGGAATCGTCGATCCACCAAGAGAAGGAGTGAAAGAAGCAGTAGCAATGACTAAAAAAGCCAAAATAAAAACCGTGATCGTTACCGGAGACCACAAATTAACGGCAATGGCAATAGCTAGAATGATTGGACTAGATGTTTCAGAAGAAAACGTTCTTGAAGGAGCAACTCTCGAAAAGATGAGCGATGAAGAACTGCTGAAGGTCATAGACAACATCACTGTCTTTGCTAGAGTGACCCCAATGCACAAGGTCAGAATAGTTAGGGCACTAAAGAGCAAAGGATACAGAGTGGCAATGACTGGAGACGGTGTTAATGACGCCCCTGCCCTGAAAGCGGCAGATGTGGGAGTTGCTATGGGAATAAGAGGCACAGATGTTGCAAAAGAAGCCGCAGATTTAATTCTGCTAGACGATAACTACGCCACAATAGTAGAGGCAGTAAAAGAAGGTAGACTAATCTGGGAGAACTTGAAGAAGCCAATCAACTTCCTCTTGTCATGTAATCTTGCTGAAGTTGTCGCAGTAGCCACAAGTGCTTTTGCAAAGCTCCCAATGATATTCTTGCCGATTCAACTGCTATGGATAAACGTAGTAACAGACTCCTTCCCAGCAATAGCACTTGGACTCGAGCCGCCAGAACCGGGACTCCTAGAGAGACCGCCTCGTAAAGAGAGGCTCATCAATAGAAGAAAGTTAGCATACTACGTATTCATGGGTCTATTGTTGGGTAGTACCACTGTGGCATTCTACGCATTACTACTTCCCAAATACGGCGTGGGTATTGCAAGGACATTTGTATTTACCGGCTTAGTGCTTGCTGAAATTGGGCTGGCACTAGTCTCTAGGAGCGAAAACAACCTTATATTCAAATTACCAGCCAATAAAAAGCTGATTTGGGCTCTGTTAGGCGCAATAATTCTTCAGTTGATAGCAATACTTCCACCATTAAATACAGTGTTCAAGACAGAAATGTTGCCAAAAGAGCTGCTACCGCTGCTTTTAGTGTTCCCCGTTGTGCCACTTGTAGATGAAATCAGGAAAAAGCTGGGAATTAGGCTTTCGTGA
- a CDS encoding acetate--CoA ligase family protein has product MRGEALKVIENVLAQGRKALVEYEAKQVLKAYGLPVPEEKLAKTLDEAIKYANEIGYPIVMKLMSPQILHKSDAKVVMLNIKNDEELKQKWEEIHENARRYRSDAEILGVLIAPMLKPGREVIIGVTEDPQFGHAIMFGLGGIFVEILKDVTFRIIPIEEKDAWEMIKSIKGYPILAGTRGEPPADMKAIVNMMLKVSNLVDDLKDYIKEMDLNPVFVYPEGEGAAIADARIILK; this is encoded by the coding sequence ATGAGGGGGGAGGCTTTGAAAGTTATTGAAAATGTTTTGGCTCAAGGTAGGAAGGCCTTAGTCGAATACGAGGCAAAACAAGTCCTAAAAGCTTACGGCTTACCAGTCCCAGAAGAAAAACTCGCAAAAACTCTCGACGAAGCCATAAAATACGCAAACGAAATTGGTTACCCCATCGTCATGAAGCTCATGTCGCCACAAATACTCCACAAGAGCGATGCAAAAGTCGTCATGCTCAACATAAAAAACGACGAAGAACTCAAACAAAAATGGGAGGAAATCCACGAGAACGCAAGAAGATACAGGTCCGATGCAGAGATTCTTGGTGTCCTAATAGCCCCAATGCTCAAGCCCGGAAGAGAAGTAATCATTGGCGTCACCGAAGACCCACAGTTCGGGCATGCAATAATGTTTGGCCTCGGTGGTATCTTTGTGGAAATCCTCAAGGACGTTACCTTCAGGATAATACCAATTGAGGAGAAGGACGCTTGGGAAATGATAAAGAGCATTAAAGGCTATCCAATCCTCGCTGGAACGAGGGGAGAACCCCCAGCGGACATGAAGGCAATTGTGAACATGATGCTTAAGGTTTCAAACCTCGTTGACGATCTTAAAGACTACATTAAGGAGATGGACTTAAACCCAGTCTTTGTCTATCCAGAGGGCGAAGGCGCAGCCATCGCCGACGCAAGAATCATATTGAAGTGA
- a CDS encoding thiamine-phosphate synthase family protein: protein MKTPCEFWAEEVMPTLRANVARILYSKGLTQAKIAEYLGITQAMVSKYLTGKYKKLEGRLGKEIEKVAEEVASLILYGAKKEDLVRFLNRKFFEMFKSGILCKDYLNYIGSNDESLCREIFSEEPSRNQILEELSLALNELLRDEKFLDLIPEIRSNFAYSLPKPKEKNDVAAIPGRITVVKGKAYALPPEFGVSEHMADVLIRLSEIFPEIRSVLNIRYNERVLNALKRAGFKIGTIEKSERSEEETVELIIEEFKKKGALDAVVDKGGFGIEPCVYIFGKNPIEVVEKVKKLERFL from the coding sequence ATGAAAACCCCGTGTGAATTTTGGGCTGAAGAGGTCATGCCTACCCTTAGGGCAAACGTTGCTCGGATTTTATACTCCAAGGGCTTAACTCAGGCAAAAATAGCGGAGTATTTAGGGATTACTCAAGCAATGGTTAGCAAATACCTGACTGGCAAATACAAAAAATTAGAGGGAAGGCTTGGCAAGGAGATTGAGAAAGTTGCCGAAGAAGTTGCGAGCCTTATTTTGTATGGGGCAAAGAAGGAAGATTTGGTGAGGTTTTTAAACAGAAAGTTCTTTGAGATGTTCAAAAGCGGTATTCTCTGTAAGGATTATTTAAACTATATCGGGAGCAACGACGAATCTTTATGCAGGGAGATATTTTCAGAAGAGCCTTCAAGAAATCAGATTCTGGAGGAACTGTCATTAGCTTTAAATGAACTGCTTCGCGATGAGAAGTTCCTAGACCTCATACCTGAAATCAGGAGCAACTTTGCTTATTCTCTTCCAAAACCAAAGGAAAAGAACGATGTTGCAGCTATTCCAGGGAGGATAACTGTAGTAAAAGGAAAGGCATACGCGCTGCCTCCCGAGTTTGGAGTGAGTGAGCATATGGCGGATGTATTAATTAGACTCTCTGAGATCTTTCCAGAGATTAGAAGCGTTTTGAACATAAGATACAACGAGAGAGTACTCAATGCCCTTAAAAGGGCAGGCTTTAAAATTGGGACTATAGAAAAGAGCGAGAGGAGTGAGGAAGAAACCGTTGAACTAATAATCGAGGAGTTCAAAAAGAAGGGTGCCCTTGATGCAGTGGTAGATAAAGGTGGATTCGGAATAGAACCGTGTGTCTACATTTTTGGTAAGAACCCAATAGAGGTCGTTGAAAAAGTTAAAAAACTGGAGCGTTTCCTATGA
- a CDS encoding AAA family ATPase, which yields MIVGIVGKIAAGKTTVAKFFEEKGFCRVSCSEPLVDLLTHNISEYSWVPEIPEKSEPTRDKLIEYGKRLKEAFGEDILIRLALDKKRNCKDVVIDGVRSKGEIEAIKKRGGVIIYVDARPEIRYERLKRRNASKDKVIKSFEDFLKVDEAEEELYHTSKLKDLADFLIVNEGTLEELKEKVEELIAVLKSKKV from the coding sequence ATGATAGTCGGAATTGTGGGTAAAATCGCAGCTGGAAAGACAACGGTCGCAAAGTTCTTTGAGGAAAAAGGATTTTGCAGGGTTTCATGCAGCGAGCCCCTCGTTGATCTTTTGACTCACAATATAAGCGAATACTCATGGGTTCCGGAGATTCCAGAAAAGAGCGAACCGACAAGAGATAAACTCATTGAGTACGGCAAACGCCTCAAAGAAGCTTTTGGAGAGGACATTCTGATAAGGCTGGCACTTGATAAGAAAAGAAACTGCAAAGATGTAGTTATCGACGGAGTCCGCTCTAAGGGAGAGATTGAAGCAATAAAAAAGCGCGGGGGAGTTATAATTTACGTCGATGCTAGGCCGGAGATAAGGTATGAACGCCTAAAGAGGAGAAACGCAAGCAAGGACAAGGTTATAAAAAGCTTTGAGGACTTTCTAAAGGTGGATGAAGCCGAAGAGGAGCTTTACCACACAAGCAAGCTTAAAGATCTGGCTGACTTTTTAATTGTAAACGAAGGAACCCTAGAAGAGCTAAAGGAAAAGGTTGAAGAACTTATAGCAGTTCTGAAGTCTAAAAAAGTTTAA
- a CDS encoding MBL fold metallo-hydrolase gives MDVGTADKLRIYVLAEDYAGYNSPFLAQHGISFLIEVKFNGNTRRILFDVGSYAEPVLFNMELLSIDPKTVDMIILSHSHFDHTGGLLGIMKKINKEVPIFAHPEIFKVSFATEPEFTYAGIPPLRGGSKGEIEKLGGIWVLSRDPIRLMPGVFTLGEVSKEEKVGFEKNVTISLYKLEKGRLVPDEVEDEIGLAINTKKGLVVIGGCSHPGIVSMTRKAIKISGIDQVYAVVGGFHLISADEERIQKTVEAFKELGVKKIYTGHCTGLRAEATFAREFGKNFEKLHSGKVIEI, from the coding sequence GTGGACGTTGGAACAGCTGACAAACTTAGAATATATGTTTTAGCCGAGGATTATGCCGGCTACAACAGTCCATTTTTAGCTCAACATGGAATCTCCTTCCTAATAGAGGTAAAGTTTAACGGAAATACACGAAGAATACTCTTTGATGTTGGTTCTTACGCTGAGCCAGTTCTCTTTAATATGGAGCTTTTAAGCATTGACCCAAAAACAGTAGATATGATAATACTTTCACACAGCCATTTTGATCACACAGGCGGTTTACTGGGCATCATGAAGAAAATAAATAAGGAGGTTCCTATCTTTGCCCATCCCGAGATTTTTAAAGTGAGCTTTGCTACAGAACCGGAGTTCACTTATGCAGGAATTCCACCATTGAGAGGAGGCTCAAAAGGTGAAATTGAGAAGCTTGGTGGTATTTGGGTTCTGAGCAGAGACCCCATAAGGCTAATGCCGGGTGTTTTTACGCTTGGGGAAGTATCAAAAGAAGAAAAAGTTGGGTTCGAGAAAAATGTCACGATAAGCCTTTACAAGCTTGAAAAGGGAAGATTAGTTCCAGATGAAGTTGAAGATGAGATAGGGCTTGCAATAAATACTAAAAAAGGCCTAGTTGTTATTGGAGGATGCTCCCATCCTGGCATCGTCAGCATGACGAGGAAAGCCATAAAAATAAGCGGAATTGATCAAGTATATGCCGTTGTAGGAGGATTTCACCTGATATCTGCAGATGAAGAAAGAATTCAGAAGACTGTAGAAGCATTTAAAGAGCTGGGAGTTAAGAAAATTTATACTGGGCACTGTACAGGACTTAGAGCTGAAGCCACCTTTGCGAGAGAATTCGGGAAGAATTTTGAAAAACTCCATTCTGGAAAAGTCATAGAAATCTAG